A portion of the Fusobacterium nucleatum genome contains these proteins:
- the murA gene encoding UDP-N-acetylglucosamine 1-carboxyvinyltransferase, translating into MVEAFKIIGGKKIAGELKVDGSKNSTLPIMIATLVEKGTYVLRNVPDLRDIRTLVALLESLGLEVEKLDANSYKIINNGLSGAEASYDLVKKMRASFLVMGGMLAIEKRGKVALPGGCAIGARPVDLHLKGFEALGAKINIEHGYVEATTENGLIGGNIVLDFPSVGATENIIMAAVKAKGKTVLENAAKEPEIEDLCNFLIKMGAKISGVGTSRLEIDGVDKLTACEYTIIPDRIVAGTYIIASILFDGSIKVSGIVPEHLSSFLLKLEEMGTKFKIEGDKLEVLTKLSDLKPAKVTTMPHPGFPTDLQSPMMTLMCLVNGTSEIKETIFENRFMHVPELNRMGAKIEIDSSTAKITGVENFSSAEVMASDLRAGASLILAALKANGESLVNRIYHVDRGYENFEEKFKALGANIERIKTEA; encoded by the coding sequence ATGGTTGAAGCATTTAAAATAATTGGTGGAAAAAAAATAGCAGGGGAATTAAAAGTTGATGGTTCAAAAAATTCAACACTCCCAATAATGATAGCAACATTAGTTGAGAAAGGAACTTATGTTTTAAGAAATGTTCCTGATTTAAGAGATATTAGAACTTTGGTTGCACTCTTAGAAAGCTTAGGATTGGAAGTAGAAAAATTAGATGCTAATTCATATAAAATAATAAATAATGGACTTAGTGGAGCAGAAGCAAGCTATGATTTAGTTAAAAAGATGAGAGCTTCATTTTTAGTAATGGGTGGAATGCTTGCCATTGAAAAAAGAGGAAAAGTTGCCCTACCAGGTGGTTGTGCAATAGGGGCAAGACCTGTTGATTTACATTTAAAAGGTTTTGAAGCCTTAGGAGCAAAAATAAATATAGAACATGGATATGTTGAAGCTACAACAGAAAATGGTTTAATTGGTGGGAATATAGTTCTTGATTTCCCAAGTGTTGGAGCAACAGAAAATATAATAATGGCAGCTGTTAAGGCTAAAGGAAAAACTGTTTTAGAAAATGCTGCAAAAGAACCAGAAATAGAAGATTTATGTAATTTTTTAATAAAAATGGGAGCAAAAATAAGTGGGGTAGGAACAAGTAGACTTGAAATTGATGGAGTGGATAAATTGACTGCTTGTGAATATACTATAATTCCAGATAGGATAGTTGCAGGGACATATATAATAGCTTCTATCTTATTTGATGGAAGTATAAAAGTTTCTGGAATAGTTCCAGAACATCTATCAAGTTTCTTATTAAAACTTGAAGAAATGGGAACTAAATTTAAAATAGAAGGAGATAAATTAGAAGTTTTAACAAAATTATCTGATTTAAAACCTGCAAAGGTAACAACTATGCCACACCCTGGTTTTCCAACAGATTTACAATCTCCAATGATGACACTTATGTGTTTAGTAAATGGGACAAGTGAAATAAAAGAAACAATATTTGAAAATAGATTTATGCATGTGCCAGAACTTAATAGAATGGGAGCAAAAATAGAAATTGACTCATCAACTGCTAAAATAACAGGAGTTGAAAATTTCTCATCAGCAGAAGTAATGGCAAGTGATTTAAGAGCAGGGGCATCACTTATACTTGCAGCACTGAAAGCAAATGGTGAAAGTTTAGTAAATAGAATTTACCATGTGGACAGAGGATATGAAAACTTTGAAGAAAAATTTAAGGCTTTGGGAGCAAATATAGAAAGAATTAAGACAGAAGCCTAG
- the nikB gene encoding nickel ABC transporter permease: protein MIKNNFINRVLQILVVLFGISFFTFSLTYLSPGDPAEIMLTECGNIPTPELVEQTRAELGLDKPFAEQYFRWASNVAHGEFGKSYSLRVPVVSKIKTAFMPTLKLSLLSLTFMIIISLPLGILAALKVNKWQDYFVRAISFTGLSIPSFWLGLIFLSVFGVMLRWVTVSGGKADFKSMILPAFTLGFAMSAKYIRQVRHTVLEELNKDYVIGAKMRGIKESTILIKHVLPNALIPLITLLGLSLGSLLGGTAVIEIIYNFPGMGNLAIKAISFRDYPLVQAYVLLIALIYLVINLIVDFSYKLLDKRIEGAN, encoded by the coding sequence ATGATAAAAAATAATTTTATTAACAGAGTTTTACAAATTCTAGTAGTTCTTTTTGGAATAAGTTTTTTCACCTTTAGTTTAACTTATTTATCACCAGGTGACCCTGCTGAAATTATGTTAACTGAGTGTGGAAATATTCCTACACCAGAGTTAGTTGAACAGACAAGAGCAGAACTTGGTTTGGACAAACCCTTTGCTGAACAGTATTTTAGATGGGCTTCAAATGTTGCTCATGGAGAATTTGGGAAGTCTTATTCTTTAAGAGTTCCTGTTGTGAGTAAAATAAAAACTGCTTTTATGCCAACATTAAAACTTTCTTTATTATCACTTACATTTATGATAATAATTTCTCTACCATTAGGTATTCTTGCTGCTTTAAAGGTAAATAAATGGCAAGATTATTTTGTTAGAGCAATAAGTTTTACAGGACTTTCTATTCCTAGTTTTTGGTTGGGACTAATATTTTTAAGTGTTTTTGGTGTAATGCTTCGTTGGGTAACTGTTTCAGGTGGTAAAGCTGACTTTAAGTCAATGATACTCCCTGCATTTACATTAGGCTTTGCAATGTCAGCAAAATATATAAGACAAGTTAGACACACTGTTTTGGAAGAATTAAATAAAGATTATGTTATTGGAGCTAAAATGAGAGGTATAAAAGAAAGTACAATACTTATAAAACATGTACTACCTAATGCTTTGATACCTTTAATCACTCTATTAGGTCTATCTCTTGGTAGCTTGCTAGGTGGAACTGCTGTTATAGAAATAATTTATAACTTCCCTGGAATGGGAAATTTAGCTATAAAAGCTATATCTTTTAGAGATTATCCTTTGGTTCAAGCCTATGTGTTACTTATTGCACTTATTTATTTAGTGATAAATCTTATAGTAGATTTTTCATATAAATTATTAGATAAGAGAATTGAGGGGGCAAACTAA
- a CDS encoding sigma-70 family RNA polymerase sigma factor yields the protein MEDINAILKKAQSGDNEAIDLILKEYSKLLSFNAQKYYLVGAEKEDLVQEGILGLLKAIKFYDETKSSFSSFAFLCIRREMISAIRKANTQKHMVLNEALKTNAILEDSAYFDDEGHNINNYKSSESNPEEAYLLKEEIEEFKKFSENNFSKFEKEVLTYLIRGYSYREIATILSKNLKSIDNTIQRIRKKSEEWIKEEENIKR from the coding sequence ATGGAAGATATCAATGCTATTTTAAAAAAAGCACAGTCCGGTGATAATGAAGCTATTGATTTGATATTAAAGGAATATTCAAAACTTTTGTCTTTTAATGCACAAAAATATTATTTGGTGGGTGCAGAAAAAGAAGATTTAGTACAAGAGGGAATTTTAGGCTTATTAAAGGCAATAAAATTCTATGATGAAACTAAATCATCTTTCAGTAGTTTTGCATTTTTATGTATAAGAAGAGAGATGATAAGTGCAATAAGAAAAGCCAATACTCAAAAACATATGGTATTAAATGAGGCTTTAAAAACAAATGCCATACTTGAAGATAGTGCATATTTTGATGATGAAGGACATAACATAAATAACTATAAATCATCAGAAAGTAATCCAGAAGAAGCCTATTTATTAAAAGAAGAAATAGAAGAATTTAAAAAATTTTCGGAAAATAATTTTAGTAAATTTGAAAAGGAAGTCCTAACTTATTTAATAAGAGGTTATTCATATAGAGAAATAGCAACGATTTTATCTAAAAACTTAAAAAGCATAGATAATACAATTCAAAGAATAAGAAAAAAGAGTGAAGAGTGGATAAAAGAAGAAGAAAATATTAAGAGGTGA
- a CDS encoding phosphatidylinositol-4-phosphate 5-kinase, whose product MVKKKVKVSKLLQKRSFINGKAEGEFIEYYENGVIKEKAYFINNKLEKEHLFYDKNGNLTKTEIYKNGIKQ is encoded by the coding sequence ATGGTAAAAAAGAAGGTAAAAGTTTCTAAACTTTTACAAAAAAGAAGTTTTATCAACGGAAAAGCTGAAGGAGAGTTTATTGAATACTATGAAAATGGTGTTATAAAAGAAAAAGCCTATTTTATAAATAACAAACTAGAAAAAGAGCATTTATTCTATGATAAAAATGGAAATCTTACTAAAACTGAAATTTATAAAAATGGTATAAAACAATAA
- the rlmB gene encoding 23S rRNA (guanosine(2251)-2'-O)-methyltransferase RlmB yields the protein MERIIGINPVTEALLNKEKNIEKLELYNGLKGETVQKLKDLASKRNIKIFYTGKKIENSQGVAVYISNYDYYKDFDEAYEELVGKDKSLVLILDEIQDPRNFGAIIRSAEVFKVDLIIIPERNSVRINETVVKTSTGAIEYVNISKVTNLSDTINKLKKLDYWVYGAAGEANISYNEEDYSNKVVLVLGNEGSGIRKKVREHCDKLIKIPMYGQINSLNVSVASGILLSRIVNR from the coding sequence ATGGAAAGAATAATAGGTATTAACCCAGTGACAGAGGCTTTATTAAATAAAGAAAAAAATATAGAAAAATTAGAACTCTATAATGGTTTAAAAGGTGAAACTGTACAAAAATTAAAAGATTTAGCTTCTAAGAGAAATATTAAAATATTTTATACTGGAAAAAAAATAGAAAATTCTCAAGGTGTAGCAGTATATATAAGTAACTATGACTACTATAAAGATTTTGATGAAGCCTATGAAGAACTTGTTGGAAAAGACAAATCGTTGGTTTTAATCTTAGATGAGATACAAGACCCAAGAAATTTTGGAGCAATAATAAGAAGTGCAGAGGTATTTAAAGTAGATTTAATAATAATTCCAGAAAGAAATTCAGTTAGAATAAATGAAACTGTTGTTAAGACTTCAACAGGAGCAATAGAATATGTAAATATTTCTAAGGTAACTAACCTGTCAGATACAATAAATAAACTTAAAAAGTTAGATTATTGGGTATATGGAGCAGCTGGAGAAGCAAATATAAGCTATAATGAAGAAGATTATTCAAATAAAGTTGTTTTAGTCCTGGGAAATGAAGGTAGTGGAATTAGAAAAAAAGTTAGGGAACATTGTGATAAATTGATTAAAATTCCAATGTATGGACAAATTAATTCATTGAATGTTTCTGTTGCAAGTGGTATTCTGCTGTCAAGAATTGTAAATAGATAA
- the nikC gene encoding nickel transporter permease has translation MKATKFIKGHKQLIFFLVMAIIIVLIAIFAKQIAPKDPLNAVMDKPLHSPDKVNLLGTDILGRDILSRIIYGTRYSLFMTLVLVGTVFTLGTILGLLAGYFGGIVDTLIMRLADMMVSFPGIILAIAIAGLLGPSMTNAIIAISAVTWPKYARLSRSMVLKIKKELYVEAARLTGSKDKDILFKYILPNMVTLMLVTAISDIGALMLEISALSFLGFGAQPPIPEWGAMLNEGRTYLAKAPWLMLYPGMAIVIVVVVFNMLGDNIKDLIDIKEEDF, from the coding sequence TTGAAAGCAACTAAATTTATAAAAGGACATAAACAACTCATATTTTTTCTTGTGATGGCAATAATCATTGTTTTAATTGCTATCTTTGCAAAACAAATAGCTCCAAAAGATCCATTAAACGCAGTTATGGATAAACCTTTACACAGTCCTGATAAAGTAAATTTATTAGGAACTGATATTTTAGGAAGAGATATTTTATCTCGTATTATCTATGGAACAAGATATTCTCTTTTTATGACATTGGTACTTGTTGGGACTGTTTTTACTCTTGGAACTATTTTAGGTTTACTAGCTGGATACTTTGGTGGAATTGTTGATACCCTTATTATGAGACTTGCTGATATGATGGTATCTTTCCCAGGTATTATCCTTGCAATAGCAATAGCTGGGCTTTTAGGACCTAGTATGACAAATGCAATCATTGCAATTTCAGCAGTTACTTGGCCTAAATATGCAAGACTTTCAAGAAGTATGGTTTTAAAAATAAAAAAAGAATTATATGTTGAAGCTGCAAGACTTACTGGAAGTAAAGATAAAGATATTTTATTTAAATATATTTTACCAAATATGGTTACTCTTATGTTAGTAACTGCAATTTCAGATATAGGAGCATTAATGCTTGAAATTTCTGCCTTATCATTTTTAGGCTTTGGAGCTCAACCTCCTATTCCAGAATGGGGAGCAATGTTAAATGAAGGAAGAACATATCTTGCAAAAGCTCCTTGGCTTATGTTATATCCTGGAATGGCAATAGTTATAGTTGTAGTTGTATTTAATATGCTTGGCGATAATATCAAGGATTTAATAGATATTAAGGAAGAAGATTTTTAA
- the leuS gene encoding leucine--tRNA ligase: MRDYEFKEIEKKWQERWSKDNIFKTENQVEGKENYYVLSMLPYPSGKLHVGHARNYTIGDVISRYKRMKGYNVLQPMGWDSFGLPAENAAIQNGTHPAIWTKSNIENMRRQLKLMGFSYDWEREIASYTPEYYKWNQWLFKRMYEKGLIYKKKSLVNWCPDCQTVLANEQVEDGMCWRHSKTHVIQKELEQWFFKITDYADELLEGHEEIKDGWPEKVLTMQKNWIGKSFGTELKLKVVETGEDLPIFTTRIDTIYGVSYAVVAPEHPIVEKILKDNPSIKDKVTEMKNTDIIERGAEGREKNGIDSGWHIENPVNKEIVPLWIADYVLMNYGTGAVMGVPAHDERDFVFAGKYNLPVKQVITSKKSDEKVQLPYIEEGVMINSGEFNGLSSKDALVKIAEYVEEKGYGKRTYKYRLKDWGISRQRYWGTPIPALYCEKCGEVLEKDENLPVLLPDDIEFSGNGNPLETSNKFKEATCPCCGGKARRDTDTMDTFVDSSWYFLRYCDPKNLNLPFSKEIVDKWTPVDQYIGGVEHAVMHLLYARFFHKVLRDLGLLSSNEPFKRLLTQGMVLGPSYYSEKENKYLLQKAAIIKGDKAYSQSGEELQVKVEKMSKSKNNGVDPEEMLDKYGADTTRLFIMFAAPPEKELEWNENGLAGAYRFLTRVWRLVFENSELVKNANDEIDYNKLSKEDKTLLIKLNQTIKKVTDAIENNYHFNTAIAANMELINEVQTYVSSSMNSEQAAKILGYTLKKIIIMLSPFVPHFCDEIWEELGEKGYLFNEKWPEYDEKMLSSDETTIAVQVNGKVRGSFEIAKDSEQALVEKTALKLPNVAKHLEGMNVVKIIVIPNKIVNIVVKPQ; encoded by the coding sequence TTGAGAGATTATGAATTTAAGGAAATTGAAAAGAAATGGCAAGAAAGATGGAGTAAAGATAATATATTTAAAACAGAAAATCAAGTAGAGGGAAAAGAAAATTATTATGTACTTTCAATGCTACCTTATCCTTCTGGAAAATTACATGTTGGACATGCTAGAAACTATACAATAGGAGATGTAATTTCAAGATATAAAAGAATGAAAGGATATAATGTGTTACAACCTATGGGTTGGGATTCATTTGGTTTACCAGCTGAAAATGCAGCAATTCAAAATGGTACTCACCCTGCTATATGGACTAAATCCAATATAGAAAATATGAGAAGACAATTAAAATTAATGGGATTCTCTTATGATTGGGAAAGAGAAATAGCAAGTTATACACCAGAGTACTATAAATGGAACCAATGGTTATTTAAAAGAATGTATGAAAAAGGTTTAATTTATAAGAAAAAATCTTTAGTGAACTGGTGCCCTGATTGTCAAACAGTTTTAGCAAACGAACAAGTTGAAGATGGGATGTGTTGGCGTCATTCAAAAACTCATGTTATACAAAAAGAATTGGAACAATGGTTCTTTAAAATCACTGACTATGCAGATGAATTATTAGAAGGTCATGAAGAAATAAAAGATGGTTGGCCAGAAAAAGTTTTAACTATGCAAAAGAACTGGATAGGAAAATCTTTTGGAACAGAATTAAAGTTAAAAGTTGTTGAAACAGGAGAGGATTTACCTATATTTACAACAAGAATTGATACTATTTATGGAGTATCTTATGCAGTTGTTGCACCTGAACATCCAATAGTTGAAAAGATTTTAAAAGATAATCCATCAATTAAAGATAAAGTAACAGAAATGAAAAATACAGATATAATTGAAAGAGGAGCAGAAGGTAGAGAAAAAAATGGTATAGATAGTGGTTGGCATATTGAAAACCCTGTTAATAAAGAAATTGTACCATTGTGGATAGCAGATTATGTTCTTATGAATTATGGTACAGGGGCAGTTATGGGAGTTCCTGCACATGATGAAAGAGACTTTGTTTTTGCAGGTAAATATAATTTACCAGTTAAACAAGTTATAACTTCTAAAAAGTCTGATGAAAAAGTTCAACTTCCTTATATAGAGGAAGGAGTAATGATAAATTCAGGAGAATTTAATGGTTTATCTAGTAAAGATGCCTTAGTAAAAATAGCTGAGTATGTGGAAGAAAAAGGCTATGGAAAAAGAACATATAAATATAGATTAAAAGACTGGGGAATTTCAAGACAAAGATATTGGGGAACTCCTATTCCAGCTTTATACTGTGAAAAATGTGGAGAAGTTTTAGAAAAAGATGAAAATTTACCAGTGTTACTTCCAGATGATATAGAATTTTCTGGAAATGGAAATCCATTAGAAACTTCTAATAAGTTTAAAGAAGCAACTTGTCCTTGTTGTGGTGGAAAAGCTAGAAGAGATACTGACACTATGGATACATTTGTGGATTCATCTTGGTATTTTTTGAGATATTGTGACCCTAAAAACTTAAATCTACCTTTCAGTAAAGAAATAGTTGATAAATGGACACCAGTAGACCAATATATAGGTGGAGTTGAACATGCAGTAATGCATTTATTGTATGCAAGATTTTTCCATAAAGTTTTAAGAGATTTAGGTTTACTTTCATCAAATGAACCATTTAAAAGATTATTGACACAAGGAATGGTGTTAGGACCATCATATTATTCTGAAAAAGAAAATAAATATTTACTTCAAAAAGCTGCTATTATAAAGGGAGATAAAGCTTATTCTCAATCAGGAGAAGAATTACAAGTAAAAGTTGAAAAGATGTCAAAATCTAAAAATAATGGTGTTGACCCAGAAGAAATGTTAGATAAATATGGAGCAGATACAACAAGATTATTTATTATGTTTGCTGCACCACCTGAAAAAGAATTAGAATGGAATGAAAATGGACTTGCAGGAGCATATAGATTTTTAACAAGAGTTTGGAGATTAGTTTTTGAAAATTCGGAGCTTGTAAAAAATGCAAATGATGAAATTGACTATAATAAACTTTCAAAAGAAGATAAAACATTGTTAATTAAATTAAATCAAACTATTAAAAAAGTTACAGATGCTATTGAAAATAATTACCATTTCAATACTGCAATAGCAGCTAATATGGAACTTATTAATGAAGTTCAAACTTATGTATCTTCTTCAATGAATTCAGAACAAGCTGCTAAGATTTTAGGTTATACATTGAAGAAAATAATAATTATGTTATCTCCATTTGTTCCTCATTTCTGTGATGAAATATGGGAAGAATTAGGAGAAAAAGGATATTTATTCAATGAAAAATGGCCTGAATATGATGAAAAAATGTTATCATCTGATGAAACTACTATTGCTGTTCAAGTAAATGGAAAAGTTAGAGGAAGCTTTGAAATTGCAAAGGATAGTGAACAAGCCTTAGTTGAAAAAACTGCTTTGAAATTACCAAATGTAGCTAAACATTTAGAAGGTATGAATGTTGTAAAAATTATTGTAATACCAAATAAAATAGTTAATATTGTTGTAAAACCTCAATAG
- a CDS encoding toxin-antitoxin system YwqK family antitoxin: MKKIFIILFLMLSIFTIINANPFKTEKELNNFFTEIDKKIKEELKKNYREEYSKRKISPNNEYSFEIEDDGTSFFTRNIDIKPKTEITQYFNKKGELYMISSLTSETDKELYALYRKYDKNGNLFIYTYAIDGKNTDKGYYSDGKLAYILELKILKGQAPIPNGKYIEYYKNGQIKVQGNHKEGKRDGEFRAFLRNGKSAGSIFYKNGKIIKSTLVNSMKDNASFSILTDINYNLNSHEIITDEFPNKLLKQYFIFNKNGLLDGESRQYYEEGDIKSISPFKNNVADGVFISYYQNGNIKEKHIYKNGNKEGEGIFYYENGKLEEKYFMKNGKLDGEAINYFEDGKIRNKSIFKDGVLLEEEVYQDNEIIKNTFKNEEIVQQDIYSKNKVLKAKKFFLENGKMKIISYYENGNKEEEVFVINELLDGEALVYYPSGKLKEKDFFKNGKREGEAIIYYENENVKQKSLFKNDKREGDLFMYYPSGKLCQTEKFINGKEDGEVIEYYESGVIKEKTYFINGKQEKEHFFYDEKGNLIETDIYKNGVKQ, from the coding sequence ATGAAAAAAATTTTTATTATTTTATTTTTGATGTTATCAATTTTTACAATAATAAATGCTAATCCGTTTAAAACTGAAAAAGAATTAAATAACTTTTTTACTGAAATAGATAAGAAAATTAAAGAAGAATTGAAAAAAAATTATAGGGAAGAATATAGTAAAAGAAAAATATCTCCTAATAATGAATATTCATTTGAAATAGAAGATGATGGAACTAGTTTTTTTACAAGAAATATTGATATAAAACCCAAAACAGAAATTACTCAATATTTTAATAAAAAAGGGGAGTTATATATGATTTCTTCTCTTACTAGTGAAACTGATAAAGAGCTTTATGCTCTATATAGAAAGTATGATAAAAATGGAAATCTTTTTATTTATACCTATGCTATTGATGGAAAAAACACAGATAAAGGTTACTACAGTGATGGAAAATTAGCATATATTCTAGAATTAAAAATCTTAAAAGGACAAGCACCTATTCCAAATGGTAAATACATTGAATACTACAAAAACGGGCAAATAAAAGTACAAGGAAATCATAAAGAAGGTAAAAGAGATGGAGAGTTTAGAGCCTTTCTTAGAAATGGTAAAAGTGCAGGCTCCATTTTTTATAAAAATGGTAAAATTATAAAATCTACTTTAGTTAATAGTATGAAAGATAATGCTAGTTTTTCTATATTAACTGATATAAATTATAACTTAAATTCACATGAAATAATTACTGATGAATTTCCAAACAAACTTTTAAAACAATATTTTATTTTTAATAAAAATGGACTTCTTGATGGTGAAAGTAGGCAATATTATGAAGAAGGTGATATAAAATCAATATCTCCTTTCAAAAATAATGTTGCTGATGGTGTTTTTATTTCATATTATCAAAATGGGAATATTAAAGAAAAACATATCTATAAGAATGGGAACAAAGAAGGTGAGGGCATATTTTATTATGAAAATGGAAAACTTGAAGAAAAATACTTTATGAAAAATGGAAAGTTAGATGGAGAAGCAATAAATTATTTTGAAGATGGAAAAATAAGAAATAAATCTATTTTTAAAGATGGAGTTCTATTGGAAGAAGAAGTATATCAAGATAATGAGATTATAAAAAATACTTTTAAAAATGAAGAGATTGTTCAACAAGATATATATTCTAAAAATAAGGTATTAAAAGCTAAAAAATTCTTTTTAGAGAATGGAAAAATGAAAATAATATCTTACTATGAAAATGGGAATAAAGAAGAAGAGGTTTTTGTTATAAATGAACTTCTTGATGGAGAAGCTCTTGTATATTATCCTAGTGGTAAACTAAAAGAGAAAGATTTTTTTAAGAATGGAAAAAGAGAAGGAGAAGCTATAATTTATTATGAAAATGAAAATGTAAAACAAAAATCTCTTTTTAAAAATGATAAGAGAGAAGGAGATTTATTTATGTACTATCCTAGTGGTAAACTTTGTCAAACAGAAAAATTTATCAATGGGAAAGAAGATGGAGAGGTTATAGAATATTATGAAAGTGGTGTAATAAAAGAAAAAACTTACTTTATAAACGGAAAACAAGAAAAGGAACATTTTTTCTATGATGAAAAAGGAAATCTAATAGAAACTGATATCTATAAAAATGGTGTAAAACAATAA
- a CDS encoding toxin-antitoxin system YwqK family antitoxin, whose translation MRKNFFILIFLFFIFSILNANPLKNETELQKFRNKVDKVIKEELKNDYKKEYLKRKDNLKKIENNGEIGFEDEDFIFQFEDNALTLASKKLKSIPNTAITQEFDKTGNFFRIFSITSIDENFLLYRYFDKNSNLVIDVYGTNGKVIQKGYYNNKQLAYIIEGNILKNLDSIPNGKYIEYYKNGQIKIQGHTKEGKRDGEFKAFLKNGKSAGSVIYKDGKIIKSTLINSMKDNASFPLIDNINYELDTTHTLGKVEFENGLLRTYFIFNKNGLLDGNSIEYYEEGNIESLVPYKNNVVEGLVITYYENGNIKEEVNYKNDKMNGEAKSYDENGKLNGRTIFKDDIKLEEDVHKKNEILKNTFKNGELVKQDICSPNGTLKERRILNGDEMEYSTFYPNGNVKQKIFAKDKIIIKEQLYARNGNIMSNSFFSNGKPVTEVFEYYPDGKIHKKISSSNNMLDGNYLEYYPNGKLKNKAFFKNDKQEGEYTAYYESSAIMQKVPYKNGIRNGEAIAYYENGNIEQKAYFINGKQEKEHLYYDKKGNLIKTEIYKNDIKQ comes from the coding sequence ATGAGAAAAAATTTCTTTATTTTAATTTTTTTATTTTTTATATTTTCAATATTAAATGCAAATCCTTTAAAAAATGAAACTGAACTTCAAAAGTTTAGAAATAAAGTAGATAAAGTAATTAAAGAAGAATTAAAAAATGATTATAAAAAAGAATATTTAAAAAGAAAAGATAATTTAAAAAAAATTGAAAATAATGGAGAAATTGGTTTTGAAGATGAAGATTTTATATTTCAATTTGAAGATAATGCACTTACTCTTGCTTCAAAAAAATTAAAATCAATTCCTAATACAGCTATTACTCAAGAATTTGACAAAACTGGAAATTTTTTTCGTATCTTTTCTATTACTTCTATTGATGAAAACTTTCTTCTGTATAGATATTTTGATAAGAACTCTAACCTTGTTATAGATGTATATGGTACTAACGGGAAAGTTATACAAAAAGGCTATTATAATAATAAACAATTAGCATATATTATAGAAGGAAATATATTAAAAAATCTAGATAGTATTCCAAATGGGAAATATATAGAATACTATAAAAATGGGCAGATAAAAATACAAGGACATACTAAAGAAGGAAAAAGAGATGGAGAATTTAAAGCCTTTCTTAAAAATGGTAAAAGTGCTGGTTCTGTTATCTATAAAGATGGAAAAATTATAAAATCTACTTTGATTAATAGTATGAAAGATAATGCTAGTTTTCCTCTAATAGATAATATCAATTATGAATTAGATACTACTCATACTCTAGGAAAAGTAGAATTTGAAAATGGTCTTTTAAGAACATACTTTATTTTCAATAAAAATGGACTTCTTGATGGGAATAGTATAGAGTATTATGAAGAAGGAAATATTGAATCACTTGTTCCTTATAAAAATAATGTAGTTGAAGGTTTAGTTATTACATACTATGAAAATGGAAATATTAAAGAAGAAGTTAATTATAAAAATGATAAAATGAATGGTGAAGCCAAATCTTATGATGAAAATGGAAAGTTAAATGGAAGAACCATTTTTAAAGATGATATTAAACTTGAAGAAGATGTTCATAAAAAAAATGAAATATTGAAAAATACTTTTAAAAATGGAGAACTTGTGAAACAAGATATTTGCTCACCTAATGGAACTTTAAAAGAAAGAAGAATATTAAATGGAGATGAAATGGAGTATTCAACTTTTTATCCAAATGGAAATGTTAAACAAAAAATTTTTGCTAAAGACAAAATAATTATAAAAGAACAACTTTATGCAAGAAATGGAAATATTATGTCTAATAGCTTTTTTTCTAATGGAAAACCTGTAACAGAAGTTTTTGAATACTACCCTGATGGTAAAATTCATAAAAAAATTTCTTCTTCAAATAATATGTTAGATGGTAATTATTTAGAGTACTATCCTAATGGAAAACTTAAAAATAAAGCTTTTTTTAAGAATGATAAACAAGAAGGGGAATATACTGCCTATTATGAGAGTAGTGCCATCATGCAAAAAGTTCCTTATAAAAATGGTATAAGAAATGGTGAAGCTATTGCATACTATGAAAATGGAAATATTGAACAAAAGGCATATTTTATAAATGGAAAACAAGAAAAAGAACATTTATATTATGATAAAAAAGGAAATTTAATAAAAACTGAAATTTATAAAAATGATATAAAACAATAA